The Girardinichthys multiradiatus isolate DD_20200921_A chromosome Y, DD_fGirMul_XY1, whole genome shotgun sequence genome has a window encoding:
- the LOC124864876 gene encoding GTPase IMAP family member 7-like: protein MNADSNPDAKQTAAALLREIVREILMRVKPQEPGPHVFVFVVPLGRLTQEDEDTHRLIESKFGPRVWDFTIVLFTHGDRLEGKTINQVISESDDNLRNFIRKCSGGFHVFNNKNPEDQLQVTHFLEKIQMLVALNGGGPYYTKLYPKQEQTIRERQENILAERSRAINCKLEGLKNNYKEEELKMKIRELWRKEDENARKDAEKEIRISMVLRVLLLLALMALLLGCVLKIPVGYQFAGAVIWIGMFFKIPLNFPNKIPWPAKKN from the exons ATGAACGCTGACAGCAACCCTGATGCGAAACAAACTGCAG cggctctactccgagaaATAGTTCGAGAGATTCTCATGCGTGTCAAACCCCAGGAGCCGGGCCCtcatgtctttgtgtttgtggtCCCTCTAGGACGGTTGACACAGGAGGACGAAGACACCCACAGGCTGATTGAATCCAAGTTTGGTCCCAGGGTGTGGGACTTCACCATCGTGCTGTTCACCCACGGGGATCGTCTGGAGGGAAAAACCATAAATCAAGTCATTTCCGAGAGCGATGACAACCTTCGCAACTTCATTCGCAAGTGCAGTGGGGGCTTCCACGTCTTCAACAACAAAAACCCGGAGGACCAGCTGCAGGTGACGCACTTCCTGGAGAAGATCCAGATGCTGGTGGCCCTTAACGGAGGTGGTCCCTACTACACAAAGCTTTATCCCAAACAGGAACAGACAATCAGAGAAAGACAGGAGAACATCCTGGCAGAGAGAAGCAGAGCTATCAACTGCAAGTTGGAAGGCCTCAAGAACAATTACAAAGAAGAGGAGCTCAAGATGAAGATTAGGGAGCTTTGGAGAAAAGAGGATGAGAATGCAAGAAAGGATGCAGAGAAAGAGATTCGCATCAGCATGGTTTTAAGGGTCCTCCTGTTATTGGCACTGATGGCTCTGCTGTTGGGGTGTGTTCTGAAGATTCCAGTAGGATACCAGTTTGCAGGAGCAGTCATTTGGATCGGGATGTTCTTCAAGATCCCCTTGAATTTTCCCAACAAAATACCATGGCCGGCAAAGAAAAACTAG
- the LOC124864634 gene encoding uncharacterized protein LOC124864634 — protein MHVPLTQLSGTCINPTPWPRDFRFNRASLINNRDLQTFSPVKRLRRQNARRFLFNYFVAAAMEANLHGGGADVAAMHVKTEAGDESSSALGLGSQESPAPCGEAACRAGGGGVQQTAEELTDTELQGNTSAPSVLLYPVSTDRFFTSSADGKTYLKIAPAAVLPPAPSDKTLSSGSDFSSKAVLCLIEAVGRRWGLYETRERSQLFQSVQEEMSSKGHVLPVEKIRRKWNNLIVTYKRVKDRSRETGHAKTSWEFFDLMDATLCDTIGSQIISNKRNKGSSTASSLAIPPTKIAAKPAQLPLSTTIIHPNGDFAATSCLDTAGLVAATSQIMSSTAASSSQSAATVTLVNAPEVKPVIVLNGDIVTTSIQPATIVPSPSFISSPYFTETASASSSFGSDLGTSVYKPQKAPSFTSGVTPFCLSTHSVPLSHTQNIIGLSSFPLTTSCHTASSAASLSASGMAGSEGQNQKGNKEQSSIGLVQEILKRQEEQGYLDRVARRRVEAREKRRERREVRMSESLGRIATALELLSSKQDTVIALLQRLADRK, from the exons atgcacGTCCCGCTCACGCAGCTAAGCGGGACGTGCATTAACCCAACGCCGTGGCCGCGTGACTTCAGGTTTAACCGTGCATCACTGATCAACAACCGCGATCTCCAAACTTTCTCCCCTGTCAAACGCCTGCGCAGACAAAACGCgcgcagatttttatttaattattttgttgcagCAGCCATGGAGGCGAACTTGCACGGAGGCGGCGCCGACGTCGCAGCGATGCATGTGAAAACCGAAGCCGGGGATGAAAGCTCATCTGCTCTAGGTTTGGGCAGTCAGGAGTCGCCTGCGCCCTGCGGAGAAGCCGCATGCAGAgcgggaggaggaggagtgcaACAAACTGCGGAGGAACTGACTGACACGGAGCTGCAGGGCAACACCTCAGCTCCCTCCGTTCTGTTGT ATCCTGTGAGCACAGATCGGTTCTTCACATCTTCTGCTGATGGAAAAACTTACCTGAAGATTGCCCCAG CTGCAGTGCTGCCACCTGCTCCCTCAGACAAGACGCTGTCCTCTGGCTCGGATTTCTCCTCCAAAGCTGTCCTGTGTCTGATAGAGGCCGTTGGCCGTCGCTGGGGTCTCTACGAGACTCGGGAACGCTCCCAGCTCTTCCAGAGCGTCCAGGAAGAGATGTCCTCAAAAGGCCACGTCCTTCCTGTCGAAAAAATCCGCCGCAAGTGGAACAACCTTATTGTCACATATAAGAGGGTCAAGGACCGCAGCCGGGAGACAGGACATGCCAAAACGTCCTGGGAATTCTTTGAT CTCATGGATGCCACACTCTGTGATACTATTGGCTCACAGATCATTAGTAACAAAAGGAACAAAGGTAGCAGTACAGCTTCTTCACTGGCCATTCCTCCAACAAAAATCGCTGCAAAACCAGCGCAGCTTCCACTATCAACCACCATCATCCACCCTAATGGTGACTTTGCTGCAACCAGTTGTTTGGATACCGCTGGTCTAGTAGCTGCCACCAGCCAAATCATGAGTAGCACTGCTGCCAGTTCCTCACAGAGCGCAGCAACTGTTACCCTTGTAAATGCTCCAGAGGTCAAGCCTGTTATTGTCCTTAATGGTGACATTGTTACTACTAGCATTCAGCCGGCGACCATTGTACCGTCTCCATCTTTTATCTCTTCTCCATATTTTACTGAAACAGCCTCCGCATCATCCTCGTTTGGCTCAGACTTGGGCACATCGGTATACAAACCCCAAAAAGCTCCATCCTTCACATCTGGCGTCACACCGTTCTGCCTCAGTACTCACTCAGTACCACTTAGCCACACTCAGAACATCATTGGCCTCTCCTCATTCCCCCTAACAACTTCCTGTCACACCGCTTCCAGTGCTGCTTCACTATCTGCCTCTGGGATGGCAGGATCGGAGGGGCAGAACCAGAAAGGAAACAAGGAGCAAAGCAGCATCGGGTTGGTCCAGGAGATCCTGAAACGGCAGGAAGAGCAGGGCTACCTGGATCGAGTGGCTCGGCGCAGGGTGGAGGCCAGAGAGAAGAGGCGTGAGAGGAGGGAGGTGCGGATGTCAGAGTCCCTCGGAAGGATAGCCACAGCCTTAGAGCTGCTCTCCTCCAAGCAGGACACGGTCATTGCGCTCCTGCAGAGACTGGCCGATCGGAAATGA